The Lonsdalea populi genome window below encodes:
- the purN gene encoding phosphoribosylglycinamide formyltransferase: MKNIVVLISGEGTNLQTLISACERSRVKGKIVAVFSNNPEAGGLARAQDAQIPTHVLSPTEEVDRVAFDAALADEIDKYLPDVIVLAGYMRILSAQFVSRFEGKILNIHPSLLPKYPGLHTHRQAMKNRDRLHGASVHFVTEALDGGPIVLQARVPIFDDDEEQDVKARVQTQEHTIYPLAINWLLEGRLKMKDNEAWLDGIRIPPHGYAAD, translated from the coding sequence ATGAAAAATATCGTTGTGCTGATTTCAGGTGAAGGTACTAACCTGCAAACGCTGATCTCCGCCTGTGAACGCAGCCGCGTCAAAGGCAAGATCGTCGCCGTCTTCAGCAACAATCCCGAAGCGGGGGGATTGGCCCGTGCGCAGGACGCTCAGATTCCGACGCACGTGTTGTCCCCGACTGAAGAGGTAGACCGCGTCGCTTTTGACGCGGCGCTGGCGGACGAAATAGATAAGTATCTGCCCGATGTCATCGTGCTGGCGGGATATATGCGCATATTGAGCGCCCAGTTCGTTTCCCGCTTCGAGGGGAAAATACTCAACATTCACCCTTCCCTGCTGCCGAAGTACCCCGGGCTGCATACGCACCGCCAGGCGATGAAAAATCGCGACCGATTGCACGGCGCCTCGGTGCATTTCGTCACTGAAGCGCTGGACGGCGGGCCGATCGTACTGCAGGCGCGCGTCCCCATCTTCGACGATGACGAAGAACAGGATGTGAAGGCGAGAGTGCAGACGCAGGAGCACACTATCTATCCGCTGGCGATCAATTGGTTGCTGGAAGGCCGTTTGAAAATGAAAGATAACGAAGCCTGGCTGGACGGCATTCGCATCCCGCCGCACGGCTACGCCGCTGACTAA
- the purM gene encoding phosphoribosylformylglycinamidine cyclo-ligase yields the protein MTDKTSLSYKDAGVDIDAGNALVGRIKGVVKQTRRPEVMGGLGGFGALCALPQKYREPVLVSGTDGVGTKLRLAMDLKRHDTIGIDLVAMCVNDLVVAGAEPLFFLDYYATGKLDVDTAASVITGIAEGCKQSGCALVGGETAEMPGMYHGEDYDVAGFCVGVVEKSEIIDGSKVQEGDALIALASSGPHSNGYSLVRKILEFSNTDPATELLDGQPLADRLLAPTKIYVKSILSLIEKMDVHAICHLTGGGFWENIPRVLPEGMQATLDESSWQWPSVFNWLQKAGNVSRHEMYRTFNCGVGMIVALPAEQVEDAIALLNANGEKAWKIGNINHTDTGETVVINA from the coding sequence GTGACCGATAAAACCTCTCTCAGCTATAAAGACGCAGGCGTGGATATTGATGCAGGCAATGCATTGGTGGGACGTATCAAAGGCGTAGTGAAACAGACTCGACGCCCGGAAGTCATGGGCGGTCTGGGAGGGTTCGGCGCCCTGTGCGCCCTGCCGCAAAAATACCGTGAGCCGGTGCTGGTCTCCGGCACCGACGGCGTCGGCACAAAACTGCGTCTGGCGATGGATCTGAAACGTCACGACACCATCGGCATCGACCTGGTGGCCATGTGCGTCAATGATCTGGTCGTTGCCGGCGCCGAACCGCTGTTTTTCCTCGACTACTACGCCACCGGTAAGCTGGACGTGGACACCGCCGCCAGCGTCATCACCGGTATCGCCGAAGGATGCAAACAGTCCGGCTGCGCACTGGTCGGCGGCGAAACGGCGGAAATGCCGGGGATGTATCACGGCGAAGATTATGACGTCGCCGGTTTTTGCGTCGGCGTGGTCGAAAAATCAGAAATCATCGACGGCAGCAAAGTACAAGAAGGCGACGCCTTGATAGCATTAGCCTCCAGCGGCCCGCACTCCAATGGCTATTCGCTGGTGCGCAAGATTTTGGAATTCAGCAACACCGATCCGGCCACCGAGCTATTGGACGGCCAGCCGCTGGCCGATCGCCTGCTGGCGCCCACCAAAATCTACGTGAAATCCATCCTGTCGCTGATTGAGAAAATGGATGTTCACGCCATCTGTCATCTCACCGGCGGCGGTTTCTGGGAAAACATCCCGCGCGTACTGCCGGAAGGTATGCAGGCCACCCTCGACGAGTCCAGCTGGCAATGGCCGTCCGTCTTCAACTGGCTGCAAAAGGCCGGCAACGTCAGCCGCCATGAAATGTACCGCACCTTCAACTGCGGCGTGGGCATGATCGTCGCTCTGCCGGCCGAACAGGTAGAAGACGCGATTGCCCTGCTGAACGCCAACGGTGAAAAAGCCTGGAAAATCGGTAACATTAACCACACCGATACCGGAGAAACCGTGGTTATTAACGCATGA
- the upp gene encoding uracil phosphoribosyltransferase — translation MKIVEVKHPLVRHKLGLLREQDISTKRFRELASEIGSLLTYVATADLVMEKVTIEGWCGPVEIDQIKGKKITVVPILRAGLGMMEGVLENLPSARISVVGMYRDEETLEPVPYFQKLASSIDERMALVIDPMLATGGSMIATIDLLKKAGCKRIKLLVLVAAPEGIAALEKAHPDVELYTASIDQGLNEHGYIMPGLGDAGDKLFGTK, via the coding sequence ATGAAGATCGTAGAGGTTAAACACCCACTAGTCAGACACAAACTGGGCTTGTTGCGCGAGCAGGATATCAGCACCAAACGTTTTCGTGAGCTGGCGTCGGAAATCGGGAGCCTGCTGACGTATGTCGCCACGGCAGATTTGGTCATGGAGAAAGTTACCATCGAAGGGTGGTGCGGGCCGGTCGAAATCGACCAAATCAAGGGCAAAAAAATTACGGTTGTGCCGATTCTGCGCGCCGGTCTGGGTATGATGGAAGGGGTACTGGAAAATCTGCCCAGCGCGCGTATCAGCGTCGTGGGGATGTACCGCGACGAAGAAACGCTGGAGCCGGTGCCGTATTTCCAGAAACTTGCGTCCAGTATCGACGAGCGTATGGCGCTGGTGATTGACCCGATGCTGGCGACCGGCGGTTCCATGATCGCCACCATCGACCTGTTGAAGAAAGCCGGCTGCAAGCGTATCAAGCTGCTGGTACTGGTCGCGGCCCCGGAAGGGATCGCCGCGCTGGAGAAAGCCCATCCGGATGTTGAGCTGTATACCGCATCCATCGATCAGGGGCTGAACGAACATGGTTACATTATGCCGGGCCTGGGCGATGCCGGCGACAAGCTGTTCGGCACCAAATAA
- the uraA gene encoding uracil permease, translating to MTRRAIGVSERPPLLQTLPLSLQHLFAMFGATVLVPILFKINPATVLLFNGIGTLMYLLICKGKIPAYLGSSFAFISPVLLLLPLGYELALGGFIICGVLFCLVALIVKKAGTAWLSVMFPPAGMGAIVAVIGLELASVAAGMAGLLPADGASVDTNAVIVSLATLAVTILGSVMFRGFLAIIPILVGVLAGYALSFFMGMVDLTPVAQARWFALPTFYTPRFEWFAVLSILPAALVVIAEHIGHLVVTANIVKKDLMRDPGLHRSLFANGISTVFSGCFGSTPNTTYGENIGVLALTKVYSTWVIGGAAVLAILLSCVGKLAAAIQAVPGPVMGGVSLLLYGVIAASGIRVLIESKVNYDKAQNLILTAVILIIGVSGAKVHLGAVELKGMALATVVGICLSLLFRAISLLRKEEVVLDPAVEEERSY from the coding sequence ATGACTCGTCGCGCCATCGGCGTTAGTGAACGGCCACCGTTGTTACAAACCCTCCCGTTAAGCCTGCAGCACCTGTTCGCCATGTTCGGCGCCACGGTGCTGGTTCCGATTCTGTTTAAAATTAATCCCGCCACCGTGCTGCTGTTCAACGGTATCGGCACGTTGATGTATCTGCTTATCTGCAAAGGAAAAATTCCCGCCTATCTGGGATCCAGCTTTGCTTTCATCTCGCCGGTGCTATTGTTGCTGCCTCTGGGCTATGAGCTGGCGTTGGGCGGATTCATTATTTGCGGCGTGTTGTTCTGTCTGGTGGCGTTGATTGTCAAAAAAGCCGGGACCGCGTGGCTGTCGGTCATGTTCCCTCCCGCGGGGATGGGCGCTATCGTGGCGGTAATCGGTCTCGAACTCGCCAGCGTGGCGGCCGGGATGGCGGGGCTGTTGCCTGCCGATGGCGCGAGCGTCGACACCAACGCCGTGATCGTCTCGCTGGCGACGCTGGCCGTCACCATTCTGGGATCGGTGATGTTTCGCGGCTTTCTGGCCATCATCCCTATCCTGGTCGGCGTATTGGCGGGTTACGCGCTATCCTTCTTTATGGGCATGGTGGATCTGACGCCGGTCGCACAGGCCCGCTGGTTTGCTCTGCCGACATTCTACACGCCGCGTTTTGAGTGGTTCGCCGTGCTGTCCATTCTTCCCGCCGCGCTGGTGGTGATAGCCGAACACATCGGACATCTGGTGGTGACAGCCAATATCGTCAAGAAAGATTTGATGCGCGATCCCGGACTGCATCGTTCACTGTTCGCCAATGGGATCTCCACCGTTTTTTCCGGCTGTTTCGGTTCCACGCCGAACACGACCTATGGCGAGAACATCGGCGTATTAGCGTTGACCAAGGTCTACAGCACCTGGGTTATTGGCGGAGCGGCGGTGCTGGCTATCCTGCTGTCCTGCGTCGGTAAGCTGGCGGCGGCCATCCAGGCGGTCCCCGGGCCGGTGATGGGCGGCGTATCGTTGTTGTTGTATGGGGTGATTGCTGCGTCAGGTATCCGGGTGCTGATCGAATCGAAAGTGAATTACGACAAGGCACAGAATCTGATCCTGACGGCGGTCATCCTGATCATCGGGGTCAGCGGGGCGAAAGTGCACCTCGGTGCGGTCGAACTAAAAGGAATGGCGCTGGCGACGGTGGTAGGGATTTGTCTGAGTTTGCTGTTCCGCGCGATTTCCCTGCTGCGCAAGGAAGAAGTCGTGCTTGATCCGGCAGTTGAGGAAGAGCGTTCCTATTAA
- the hda gene encoding DnaA inactivator Hda, which produces MLLNTPAQLSLPLYLPDDETFDSFYPGENASLLAALHSALTQRHGSYIYFWSRHGGGRSHLLHAACAELSRKDEAVGYVPLDKRAYFVPEVLDGMEQLALVCIDNIEAIAGDEEWEMAMFNLYNRIQEGGRTRLLITGDRPPRQLNLQLPDLASRLDWGQIYRLLPLSDDEKGEALQLRARLRGFELPEDVSRFLLKRLDREMRTLFVTLDQLDHASIAAQRKLTIPFVKEALDL; this is translated from the coding sequence GTGCTTCTGAACACGCCGGCACAGCTTTCATTACCGCTTTATTTACCGGATGACGAAACGTTCGACAGTTTCTATCCCGGAGAAAACGCTTCGCTGCTGGCGGCGCTTCATTCGGCATTGACTCAGCGGCACGGCAGCTACATCTATTTCTGGTCGCGCCACGGCGGAGGCCGGAGTCACCTGCTGCATGCGGCCTGCGCCGAACTTTCCCGCAAAGACGAAGCCGTCGGCTATGTGCCGCTGGATAAGCGCGCCTACTTTGTGCCTGAGGTGTTGGACGGAATGGAGCAGCTTGCGCTGGTCTGTATCGATAATATCGAGGCCATTGCGGGCGACGAAGAGTGGGAAATGGCGATGTTTAATCTCTACAACCGCATTCAGGAAGGCGGCCGCACGCGGCTGTTGATCACCGGCGATCGTCCGCCTCGCCAGCTTAACCTGCAGTTGCCCGACCTGGCGTCCCGGCTGGACTGGGGGCAAATCTACCGCTTACTGCCGCTGTCCGACGATGAAAAAGGTGAAGCCTTGCAGTTGCGGGCCCGACTGCGCGGATTCGAGCTGCCGGAAGACGTCAGCCGCTTCCTGCTGAAACGGCTGGACCGTGAAATGCGCACGTTGTTCGTGACGCTGGACCAGCTCGACCACGCCTCGATCGCAGCGCAGCGTAAGCTGACCATCCCCTTCGTTAAAGAAGCCCTTGATCTCTAA
- the arsC gene encoding arsenate reductase (glutaredoxin) (This arsenate reductase requires both glutathione and glutaredoxin to convert arsenate to arsenite, after which the efflux transporter formed by ArsA and ArsB can extrude the arsenite from the cell, providing resistance.) has product MNDRVAIYHNPRCSKSRETLALLQQQGIEPQIIPYMDAPPDSDTLDKLLRMLGFIHARDLMRRNEALYKELNLADETLSDAQLIEAMATHPKLIERPIVVVDGQARLGRPPENVLAILPQK; this is encoded by the coding sequence ATGAACGATCGAGTGGCGATATATCACAACCCACGCTGTTCCAAGAGCCGTGAAACGCTGGCGCTGCTGCAACAACAGGGCATCGAACCGCAGATCATCCCCTATATGGATGCCCCACCCGATAGCGATACGCTAGACAAGCTTCTTCGAATGCTCGGTTTTATCCACGCACGGGATCTCATGCGCCGCAACGAAGCGCTCTACAAGGAATTAAATCTGGCGGACGAGACGCTGAGTGACGCGCAGCTGATTGAGGCGATGGCGACCCATCCCAAATTGATTGAGCGCCCTATTGTCGTAGTCGACGGTCAGGCGCGACTCGGACGTCCGCCGGAGAACGTACTGGCAATCCTGCCGCAAAAATAG
- the bepA gene encoding beta-barrel assembly-enhancing protease, with product MANRIHQTVMAMLATTLLTGSPVVIGADVQDRLPDIGTTAGATLSINQELEMGDFYLRKLRSGAPLVNDPLLLQYINQLGNRLVNSADSVRTPFHFFLVNNDAINAFAFFGGNVVIHSGLFRYVENESELASVLAHEISHVTLRHLARAIESQKNSAPLTWAGALGSILLAMANPQMGMAALSGTLAGAQQGMISFTQANEQEADRIGIQVLQRAGFNPQAMPNFLQRLADQTRYATTPPEMLLTHPLPESRLSDSRNRANQMRATPAHSSQNFLLARIRVLTMYSSDDNPVAATLLSNWEKGNVREREAAQYGRAIQAYQTKKYDNARAALQPLLDKSPADPWFLDLMTDIDIGQQRAPQAIARLQKTPGAQANPVLQLNLANAYVEGHQAAAASRLLHKYTYANPSDPNGWELLAHAAANQGNRSEELAARAENLALNDKLDQAIRLLSNASAQSKLGSLDQARYDARIDQLRTLQKRFRQYDKS from the coding sequence ATGGCTAACCGAATTCACCAGACGGTGATGGCGATGCTGGCGACAACGCTGCTTACCGGCAGCCCGGTCGTCATCGGCGCCGACGTTCAGGATCGTCTGCCGGATATCGGCACGACGGCAGGCGCTACGCTGAGCATCAATCAGGAACTGGAAATGGGGGATTTCTATCTGCGCAAGCTGCGTTCAGGCGCGCCGCTGGTCAACGATCCCCTGCTTTTACAGTACATCAACCAGCTCGGTAACCGACTGGTCAACTCTGCCGACTCCGTCCGGACGCCGTTTCACTTCTTCCTGGTCAATAATGACGCAATCAACGCCTTCGCCTTTTTCGGCGGCAACGTGGTGATCCACTCCGGCCTGTTCCGCTATGTGGAGAATGAGAGCGAGCTGGCCTCGGTACTGGCGCATGAAATCTCCCATGTTACCCTGCGCCATCTGGCGCGCGCTATCGAGTCGCAGAAAAACAGCGCGCCGCTGACCTGGGCGGGCGCGCTGGGGTCGATTCTACTGGCGATGGCGAATCCGCAGATGGGGATGGCGGCGCTCAGCGGAACGCTGGCGGGCGCGCAGCAAGGTATGATCAGCTTTACGCAGGCGAATGAACAGGAGGCCGACCGCATCGGCATCCAGGTGCTGCAACGTGCGGGATTCAATCCGCAGGCAATGCCCAATTTCCTCCAGCGTCTGGCCGATCAGACGCGTTATGCCACCACGCCGCCGGAAATGCTGCTCACTCACCCCTTGCCGGAAAGTAGACTGTCCGACTCCCGCAACCGTGCCAACCAGATGCGAGCCACACCGGCCCATTCGTCGCAGAATTTCCTGTTAGCGCGTATTCGTGTATTGACGATGTATTCATCGGACGACAATCCGGTCGCCGCCACGCTTCTGAGCAACTGGGAGAAAGGCAATGTACGAGAGCGAGAAGCGGCACAGTATGGCCGGGCGATTCAGGCCTACCAGACCAAAAAATACGACAACGCGCGCGCGGCGCTCCAGCCCCTGCTCGACAAATCGCCCGCTGACCCGTGGTTCCTGGACTTAATGACCGATATCGATATTGGTCAGCAGCGGGCGCCGCAGGCCATCGCCCGTCTACAAAAAACACCAGGCGCGCAGGCCAATCCGGTGCTGCAGCTTAATCTGGCGAACGCTTATGTGGAAGGCCATCAGGCCGCGGCCGCCAGCCGTCTCCTGCATAAATACACCTACGCGAACCCCAGCGATCCCAACGGTTGGGAGCTTCTCGCCCATGCGGCGGCCAACCAGGGCAATCGCAGCGAAGAACTGGCGGCCCGCGCTGAGAACCTGGCGCTGAACGACAAACTCGATCAGGCCATCCGCCTGTTGAGCAACGCCAGCGCCCAGAGCAAGCTCGGCAGCCTGGATCAGGCGCGCTACGATGCCCGCATCGACCAGTTGCGCACGCTGCAAAAACGCTTCCGGCAATACGACAAATCCTGA